The Methylococcus sp. Mc7 genomic sequence GGCCAGGTGGCGCTCAACGTGATCACCGATCACTTCTGGATCGGGTTCATGCACCCCGATATCCCGGTGTTCAACGAAACCTCGGGCTTCCTGGCCGACGTGCTGAAGGAGGTCAGTCTGCCGACGGAACAGCAGAGCAATGCGCTGCTCACCAAATGGCTGTCGTATTCGCGCGGACAGACCGACTACCTGCGGCGCAAATCGGAAATGGCGAATCGGCGGTTCACCGGCAGCAACAGCCCGAGTCTGTCCATGCTGTGGGACGGCGACGGGAACAACGCGAACGCCGCGCTCACCGTGCTCCGCCATTTCGACAGTGCCAGCGTGGTCAAGGGACTGCTCGGCGACCGGCCGCAGACCGCCCTCATCATGGGCTACACCTTGCTGGAGCGCATCCACTACCTTCTGGTGGCGGGCTTCGACGTCTACGGCAACACCGCGCACCAGTTGGAGGCCCGGCTCTACATGGACTTTCTGCGGATGGAGGGAGAGCTGAGTTTCCTCGCCCTGCTGCCGGGGGGCGACCGCAACGCGGTGCGCGACCTCTGGTATCGCGGGGCGGGAGATGAAGTGAAGTCCTATCTCAACGGCAGCAGGGCCTATTTCACCCAGCGCACGGGCGTGGAATACCGGACCGGCGACCCCTTACCGGAACTGTTCGGACTCTGGAAAGCGCATCTCGCGCCTGTGCTGGATCATCGCCACGACCTCGCCGAAAGCGCGCGGGACGACCCTGACGCCGACCTCTTGAAAAAACTCGCCGGTTTGCGGGGCAGAGTGCTTTCCTTCCTGCCCGAATCGAGTTTCCTGACCGTCCAGGGGGTGGATGGCGTCGACCGCCATTACACCCTGATCCGAAACAGCGCCCACAGCAACATTTCCGAACTGTTTTCCGAGGCAAACCGGCGCCTGCCCGACGAGGACACCCTGCTGGTCGCATCCGGCTTCATCGGCGCCTATCCCAATGCCTTCTACCGGCTCCGGAGCAACCGGCTGGCGGCGTTCGTCGATCTCGTCAGCCGTCTCCGGTCGGAGCAGGATTATGCGGCGCTCGCCGCCCGTTTCGCCGTCCGGCGCACGGATCCGCGTTTCTGGGGGCACAGCGATGCCGTGCACGAGGCCTTCCGCAAGGCCGACCCGGTGGAAGCGTCGTTGTTCGACTTCAATCGCCTCGAAAACCGCTGACTTCAGCGCTGGAACAGCAGATCGAAGGTTTCCTGCTGGCGAGTGTCCAGGCCTGCGGTCGTGATCTGCAAATTGAGGATGTTGCCGTTGATGAAGGCCACGCGGCAGGGAATTTTCAGCAAGGCGTTGGGCAGGCCGGGACCGCGGATGGTGAGGGTGAGTACGCCCCTGTCTCCCGGCTTGGGGCGGCGTGGACCCGGTGTCAGCAAGGCGGCGCTTTGCAGAGAGACGTCCACGGGCGACAGATCCCGTGTGTTACCGCTGATCGTCGAACTGCCGGAAAACTCGATCCTGCAAGCCAGGCGGAGCTCCCGGCGGGCGGCATGGGCCTGCGCCATCGTTACGGCTCCCCGCCGGAACGGCTTTGCTTCTCCGCATACATGGCGGCATCGGCCCGGCGCAGCAATGCGTCCAGCCCGGTGTCGGATTCTTCGCGCACCGCCACGCCTATGCTGGCTCCGACACCGGGTTCGGAAGCCGAAGCCGACCGAAGCGTTCGGGCGATCCGGGCGGTAACCCGGCGGGCGTCGGCCGCGCTCGTATCCGGCAGGAGCGCGGCGAATTCGTCGCCGCCGATCCGGCCGACCAGGTCGCCCGCCCGCAGCCCGGCACCGCAGGCTTCGGCGACCCGGGTGATGGCGGCATCGCCCATGTGATGGCCGTAGCTGTCGTTGATGACTTTCAGATCGTCGATGTCGATGATCAGGGCCGCCAGGGGCCGGCCGGAATCGCGCGCCTCGGCGAGCATCGCCTCGCCCCGTTCGAAAAAGTAGGCGCGGTTGCATACATCGGTGAGGCCATCGTGGGTGGCGCGGTAATGCAGCTCTTCGGTGCGCTCCGCCACGCGCCGTTCGAGGGTCTCGTTCATCCGCAGCAGTTTCTCTTCGGCGGCGCGGCGTTCGCTGACCAGGGCCCCCGTGGCCAGCGTGGAGGTCCCCAGGGCCACCACCAGCAAACCCACGTTCAGCAAGGGCTGAGTGCTTCCCAAGAGATGGAACGGCCCATGCCGCAGCAGGGTGCCGCCGATCGCGATCAGCGCCACGGCCGACAACAGGGCGGTGGCCGCATGCAGCGAACTGCGCACGGTCAGCCACAGAATCGGGGCGAACAGCAGGTAGGGAAGTCCCTCGAACGGGTGCGTGGGCGCACGGATTCCCAGAAATACGGCGGCGGCGAAGACCAGCGTCGAGGCCGCCACCGTGACAGCCTCCCCAGGTTTTCCCGCCAGCCGGCGCTCGCGGCGCCTGCCGCACCACAGGATCAGCGTCGGTCCCAGAAGAAAAATGCCGCCCGCCTCGGAAAGCGTCCAGCGCCACCAGGCGCTGTCGACACCTCTCAGCGGAACGAGACCGGCCGACACCGCGAGCGCTATCCCTGCGGAAGCGGCAAGGCAGGCCGGCACGAGCGCGCCGAAAACGACGAAACAGACCACGTGGCGCAGCCGGAAGAACGGCTGTTTGGACCGCGTCGTCCAGCGGACGAGGAGCGCGCCGAGAACCGGGGTGGCGACGTTGACCAGGGATATGGCCGCCGCCAGCGGAAACGGTTCGCCGAACAGTCGCCAATTGACGAAGAAAGCCCCGGCGAAGATGCCGGGCCACAGCCGGGCGCCGCCCAGTAGCGCCGCCGCCAGGGCGATGCCGGCCGGCGGCCAGAAAGGCGAAGGGAAAAAGCTGCATCCCGCGAGCAGCGTCGAGGTGCCGAGTCCTGCCGCGGCATAGGCAAGGGCGACGGTCAGATTTTGTAATTCGATGCGCATCGTGACGGGCCGGGAAATGGTCGGCGAACAGCCGAAAGGGACTCACCCTCGCTCGAGGCCGATGTTCGTACAGAAGGGGGGGCGCGTCGAGACCGGTGGTGGCGGGAAGAAACTCATTCAAACAGACTTCGGAGCCGGGGGACTGCCCTCAACCCGACGCTTCGACCTCATCTGCCCGTGGATACGACCGAACCGCCGGTTACGGCACCCAGTGCAATAGGCAGGCTGCTGCCAGCAGGGGGAATGGCGATAACGTCTTAATTCCTTCTTCATCAGGTCCCAATTACAACACGCACAAGTCAGAGTCTGTCTTGAAAAAGAAACTGGAGCGTCGCCATTTTTTGCGAAACCCGACGGGACATCCCAGTCACCCTCGGGAGCAAATTGTGGCGACGTCTTTGCCTTCGGCGGCCCGCGCCGTCCTGCGTCCGCCTCGGCTTCGTCCGTCTCTTAAGCGACGCACTCCGCCAAGGCTCCCACAATGACTCGACGCCGTGTCGGTTCCCTTATGTTTTGTCTCCGCCCGCGATGAAGCCGCGGACTCCGACAAAACATCCGGGCCTACGGCTTCGCGGGGGTCGTCGCACTCGCTCGCTTCGCTCGACTTCCTTGTGCTCCTTCATGGAGGATCGTAGGGCGGATAAGCGGCAGCGCATCCGCCAAATTCAGCTTCGCTGCTCTCCGAGTCAGCTTCGCTGCTCTCCGAGTCAGCTTCGCTGCTCTCCGAGTCAGCTTCGCTGCTCTTCGAGTCGGCGCGGAGGTGGATGCGCTACGCTTATCCACCCTACCTGAGCTGTTGCCTCTGTTGTCTTAATCCCTTCTTCATCAGGTCTCGATTACAACGCGCTGAGTTTGTAGCAGCCGGGCATGATGTCGCGTCTTAATCCCTTCTTCATCAGGTCTCGATTACAACCGGCCCGTTTGGCCAGGCCACGAACCCGCGCCGGGTCTTAATCCCTTCTTCATCAGGTCTCGATTACAACAGTTTACTGGCCTGGCTATGCGACTGCGGTGTTGTCTTAATCCCTTCTTCATCAGGTCTCGATTACAACAACAGTTGATTCGCAGCCAGATGAAAAAAATCTTGGTCTTAATCCCTTCTTCATCAGGTCTCGATTACAACGCCAGGCACATCCAACCGCCGCCGCCAAAGCGAGGTCTTAATCCCTTCTTCATCAGGTCTCGATTACAACCAACGGCTACGTCGCCAAGCATTTCGGCGATCATGTCTTAATCCCTTCTTCATCAGGTCTCGATTACAACCCAAGCTGCTCGTCGACGTCGACGGCGCGGCCGCGGTCTTAATCCCTTCTTCATCAGGTCTCGATTACAACAGAAGCCTGGTTCGAGATTCAGGCCGCAGTTTAGTCTTAATCCCTTCTTCATCAGGTCTCGATTACAACACTCTTATGCGGCATAAAGGATTGCCGCTGCGGAGTCTTAATCCCTTCTTCATCAGGTCTCGATTACAACCCAGGGGATAGTGCAATCGTGGGACAGTACATCGGTCTTAATCCCTTCTTCATCAGGTCTCGATTACAACTTCGTCTTTTTTCTCCTTGCCATTCAATGGCTTGCAAAGGGGGTTGAAGAAAAATCGCCGGTTCAAAAAGCTGACTCCCCGGAGGGTGGCTTTCCTGCGTATGTCATGACGTCCGTTCCGTGTGTAGTAAACCATCGGTGCGAAATCCGGGCAAGACGGGCGGTCAGGATTTGCTCAGGGAAAGCAGGTCGCAGCCGCGGTCGATGAGGAAGACGCCCTCGGGAAAGCTCTGGCGTCCGAGCCGGATGCGTTCGCCATGCAGGGGAAAGGGATAAACGCGGACGTCGTCGCGGCGCGGATCGATGATTTCGCCGATGGTTTCGAGCATGCGCGCCCGTTTGCGCGGTGAGAGTTCGGCGACGAATACCGAATACTGCAAGGGTACGCCCAGACCGCTGAGATAGCGGTGCAGACGGGTCAGACGGCGGGGATCGGCGATGTCATAGCTGATGATGTGGAGCCGGGGGAGGTTTTGGGCCACGTTCAAACCGTTTCTATCAGCCAGCGGTGCATACGGGAAGTGATGCTGCGGGTCAGCCAGTCGAGTCTTTCTCTCCGTCGTTCGTACCAGGCAACGATTTCGGACGGCGACGGACTTTCGGCGATACGGCCTTGCTGGAGCCGGTACTCCAGCCACGCTGCGCAGGGCAGCTCGAACTCCCACCGCAACAGGCGGACCCAGCCGGCGACGGGGTCGAAGCCGAGCGCGGCACACTGGCTCAGGTCGACGCCGAGATCGTGCAGGGTCTGGGTGACGTGTGAATTCAGCAGGCAGCGAAGGTGAGCGCCGATGGCCCGGTAGGCGTCGTATCCCCCCATTTCCTTGGCGGAGTCGAGGAACAGCCGCCGCAACTCCGTGGCGGTGAGGTCGGGTGCGAAGGCGAGACCGGCGCGGCGGATCAGGCTGCGGAGGGCGCTACGCTCGACGCCGTCGAGCCAGTCGGCGTAGAGCGTGTCGCGGTCGGGGTGCTGGAGCAATTCGTCGAGGCGTTGGGCGAAGCGGTCGTGCGGCGAGGGACGCGGTCCGATGCAGCGCATGGCGAGTCTGCCATCTCCATCGAGGAACGTGACGGTGATGCCGGATTCGGCGCACAGCAGCAGGGCCGCGGTGCTCCACTCGACGTTGCGCGTGGATACCACCCGTGATAGCCGGCCCAGGGGGTACCAGCGCGGCGCATGTTCGGGCTGGCTGATTTTCAGCGCGGCGCCGTCGTTGGCGACCTGAAGGTTGCTGCCGTAAAGGTAGAGCGGTTTCATGCGGCGGCGCTCCCGTTCGCGTCGTGATCTTCCTTGAGGCGGGTGGCGATGCCGTGTACCTGTCGCCGCAGCAGCCGGCGTAAGGG encodes the following:
- a CDS encoding fatty acid cis/trans isomerase — encoded protein: MRNIFALFLVALIAGCAAYGRYQLDQRYGAPDPGRFDQSRSTAALPIEYRRDVKPILDSRCVVCHACYDAPCQLQLGSYEGVTRGANGEWVYDAARLLAAEPTRLFQDAASNAEWRTKGFHPVLNERSPAAEPNREAGVLARLLALKRRFDFPQYGLLPQDRYDFSLDRSQQCPAIEEIGRFESEHPEWGMPYGLPPLSERENRTVTAWLEAGAPAAPEPSLTEAQRDQIARWEAFLNGADAKTRLMSRYLYEHWFLAHLYFDELPPGDYFELVRSRTPPGRPIDLVATRRPYDDPGVARVYYRLRPHRPALVSKTHMPYALNAARMARIKAWFLDEPYAVKALPSYDPKVSANPFIAFEQIPVRSRYRLLLDEAQFTVMNFIKGPVCRGQVALNVITDHFWIGFMHPDIPVFNETSGFLADVLKEVSLPTEQQSNALLTKWLSYSRGQTDYLRRKSEMANRRFTGSNSPSLSMLWDGDGNNANAALTVLRHFDSASVVKGLLGDRPQTALIMGYTLLERIHYLLVAGFDVYGNTAHQLEARLYMDFLRMEGELSFLALLPGGDRNAVRDLWYRGAGDEVKSYLNGSRAYFTQRTGVEYRTGDPLPELFGLWKAHLAPVLDHRHDLAESARDDPDADLLKKLAGLRGRVLSFLPESSFLTVQGVDGVDRHYTLIRNSAHSNISELFSEANRRLPDEDTLLVASGFIGAYPNAFYRLRSNRLAAFVDLVSRLRSEQDYAALAARFAVRRTDPRFWGHSDAVHEAFRKADPVEASLFDFNRLENR
- a CDS encoding diguanylate cyclase, which gives rise to MRIELQNLTVALAYAAAGLGTSTLLAGCSFFPSPFWPPAGIALAAALLGGARLWPGIFAGAFFVNWRLFGEPFPLAAAISLVNVATPVLGALLVRWTTRSKQPFFRLRHVVCFVVFGALVPACLAASAGIALAVSAGLVPLRGVDSAWWRWTLSEAGGIFLLGPTLILWCGRRRERRLAGKPGEAVTVAASTLVFAAAVFLGIRAPTHPFEGLPYLLFAPILWLTVRSSLHAATALLSAVALIAIGGTLLRHGPFHLLGSTQPLLNVGLLVVALGTSTLATGALVSERRAAEEKLLRMNETLERRVAERTEELHYRATHDGLTDVCNRAYFFERGEAMLAEARDSGRPLAALIIDIDDLKVINDSYGHHMGDAAITRVAEACGAGLRAGDLVGRIGGDEFAALLPDTSAADARRVTARIARTLRSASASEPGVGASIGVAVREESDTGLDALLRRADAAMYAEKQSRSGGEP
- the cas2 gene encoding CRISPR-associated endonuclease Cas2 yields the protein MAQNLPRLHIISYDIADPRRLTRLHRYLSGLGVPLQYSVFVAELSPRKRARMLETIGEIIDPRRDDVRVYPFPLHGERIRLGRQSFPEGVFLIDRGCDLLSLSKS
- a CDS encoding CRISPR-associated endonuclease Cas1, which translates into the protein MKPLYLYGSNLQVANDGAALKISQPEHAPRWYPLGRLSRVVSTRNVEWSTAALLLCAESGITVTFLDGDGRLAMRCIGPRPSPHDRFAQRLDELLQHPDRDTLYADWLDGVERSALRSLIRRAGLAFAPDLTATELRRLFLDSAKEMGGYDAYRAIGAHLRCLLNSHVTQTLHDLGVDLSQCAALGFDPVAGWVRLLRWEFELPCAAWLEYRLQQGRIAESPSPSEIVAWYERRRERLDWLTRSITSRMHRWLIETV